From Salipiger profundus, a single genomic window includes:
- a CDS encoding mechanosensitive ion channel family protein yields MNKVLLCLTLILVPCQVLAQDVVTEADALPTLAVENVPDDAAVATRLRAILGALEFEGISVSVDAGVISLAGTVADPSISEKAESIAERLEGVVAVNNALTAPDELASQINPAVDRFRARVAQLISRLPLLLLAFVAFLVIVAAGFLVARMRFWDRISPNAFIAELYRQAFRVASGIIGIVVALDVVGAAALLGTILGAAGIIGLAIGFAVRDTVENFVASVMLSLRQPFRPNDLVEIEGDVGRVIRLTSRATILLSLDGNHIRIPNATVFKGKIVNYTQYPARRFMFDIGIDPDADLEATRSLAQATLKALPFVLDDPEELVWIENITESGAILRVTGWVDQTETGFSTARGDAIRLVKTAIEEAGVAIPDTTYRIRLEGAGLSAAPSEPPRRKASMPHAPALSLEPSVHKSEEAALIPLVDAERQDSDDLLAKSAPRE; encoded by the coding sequence ATGAACAAGGTCCTCCTTTGCCTCACCCTCATACTTGTCCCGTGCCAGGTCCTGGCCCAGGATGTCGTGACCGAGGCGGATGCCTTGCCCACGCTTGCAGTCGAGAACGTACCTGACGACGCGGCCGTCGCGACTCGCTTGCGAGCCATCCTCGGAGCTCTCGAATTCGAAGGGATCTCGGTCAGCGTCGACGCTGGGGTCATATCGCTTGCGGGGACCGTCGCGGACCCATCCATCAGCGAGAAGGCCGAGAGCATCGCCGAGCGCCTCGAGGGTGTCGTCGCGGTGAACAACGCGCTCACGGCTCCGGATGAGCTCGCCAGTCAGATCAATCCCGCGGTTGATCGCTTCCGGGCGCGGGTTGCGCAGCTGATCTCCCGTCTACCTTTGCTTTTGCTGGCGTTCGTGGCCTTTTTGGTGATCGTCGCGGCGGGCTTCCTCGTGGCGCGAATGCGATTTTGGGACCGCATCTCCCCCAACGCCTTCATCGCCGAGCTTTATCGGCAGGCGTTCCGCGTCGCCTCCGGGATCATCGGCATTGTGGTTGCGCTGGATGTCGTGGGGGCGGCGGCCCTGCTAGGCACGATCCTCGGCGCTGCGGGGATCATCGGTCTTGCCATCGGCTTTGCCGTCCGCGACACGGTGGAGAACTTCGTAGCGTCCGTCATGTTGAGCCTGCGCCAACCTTTTCGCCCGAACGACCTGGTGGAGATCGAAGGCGACGTCGGCCGCGTGATCCGACTGACCTCGCGCGCGACGATCTTGCTGTCGCTCGACGGCAATCACATCCGCATCCCGAACGCGACTGTCTTCAAGGGCAAGATCGTGAACTACACGCAGTATCCGGCGCGGCGGTTCATGTTCGACATCGGCATCGACCCTGACGCGGATCTCGAGGCGACGCGCAGCTTGGCACAGGCGACGCTGAAGGCTTTGCCTTTCGTGCTGGACGACCCGGAAGAGCTGGTCTGGATCGAGAACATCACCGAGTCCGGCGCCATCCTGCGTGTGACTGGCTGGGTCGACCAGACCGAGACAGGCTTTTCCACGGCACGCGGAGACGCCATTCGATTGGTCAAGACTGCCATCGAAGAAGCTGGGGTGGCGATCCCCGACACGACTTATCGCATTCGCCTGGAAGGGGCGGGGCTGTCAGCGGCCCCCTCCGAACCGCCACGGCGCAAGGCATCAATGCCGCATGCACCCGCTTTATCGCTGGAGCCCTCGGTCCATAAATCGGAAGAAGCGGCGCTGATCCCTCTTGTCGACGCTGAGCGCCAAGACAGCGATGATCTTCTCGCGAAGAGCGCACCGCGTGAATAG
- a CDS encoding GumC family protein, with translation MTMQDFAPTDRPVRPARRSRAFLRRALMGGAVTDRHRLPRYLWIGILGLAAIWAPITGYLKTAAPVFASHMSLILPGSGASSSVNLAEIGQASSYANSAFSSNSISPTETYKRLLAADRVVRDAADRLGLSAEAFGKPQVQLVDQTAFIHVKITGPTPEEAQARNGAIREAFFAEIDRLRGDELDTRQSGGLQAIREYQESVAATREEIDGLRETTGLYSVEQYDRQVDETDALRAKIDTATAEFVRKAAAVRGLETRLQTDAETAARVLRLNGDSAYVALTDAMAQAATELAQARARFGARHPEVVKAASAMEAAQAKAATRAGELTGPPITLDGALNGGRSALLGELVRQEADRAGLEAELAELRTLLTIQTERLDRLAPLAARLEDLQRDFNVAEAVFASAIARTQSSKSDIYASYPLVQVLEDPTLPEDPSSPRKKLAIAAGGAASFLLFISLSLGWLRRALIEKLLAEKARLS, from the coding sequence ATGACCATGCAAGACTTCGCCCCGACCGACCGCCCCGTCCGACCCGCGCGGCGTTCGCGTGCCTTTCTTCGCCGTGCGCTCATGGGCGGCGCCGTCACCGACCGTCACCGGCTGCCGCGCTATCTGTGGATCGGCATACTGGGTCTCGCGGCGATCTGGGCTCCGATCACCGGCTACCTCAAGACGGCCGCGCCGGTCTTTGCCAGTCACATGTCGCTGATCCTGCCCGGCTCGGGCGCGTCGTCGTCGGTCAACCTCGCCGAGATCGGGCAGGCCTCAAGCTACGCCAACTCGGCTTTCTCCAGCAACAGCATCAGCCCGACCGAAACCTACAAGCGGCTGCTCGCCGCCGACCGTGTCGTGCGCGATGCCGCCGACAGGCTCGGGCTCTCGGCCGAAGCCTTCGGCAAGCCGCAGGTGCAGCTCGTCGACCAGACCGCGTTCATCCACGTGAAGATCACCGGCCCGACCCCCGAGGAGGCACAGGCCCGCAACGGCGCGATCCGCGAGGCGTTCTTCGCCGAGATCGACCGTCTTCGTGGTGACGAGCTCGACACGCGTCAGAGCGGCGGCCTGCAGGCCATTCGCGAATACCAGGAGTCGGTCGCGGCAACCCGCGAAGAGATCGACGGGCTGCGTGAGACGACGGGGCTATACTCGGTCGAACAATACGACCGGCAGGTCGACGAGACCGATGCCCTGCGGGCGAAGATCGACACCGCCACCGCCGAGTTCGTGCGCAAGGCCGCAGCCGTTCGCGGGCTCGAAACGCGGCTCCAGACAGATGCGGAGACCGCCGCGCGCGTCCTGCGCCTCAACGGCGACAGCGCCTACGTCGCGCTTACGGACGCGATGGCACAGGCGGCCACCGAGCTTGCACAGGCCCGCGCCCGTTTCGGCGCGCGCCACCCCGAGGTCGTCAAGGCCGCGTCGGCCATGGAGGCCGCGCAGGCCAAGGCCGCAACCCGCGCCGGGGAATTGACGGGGCCTCCGATAACGCTCGACGGCGCGCTGAACGGCGGCCGGTCGGCGCTTCTGGGAGAGCTGGTCCGCCAGGAAGCCGATCGGGCGGGCCTCGAGGCAGAGCTCGCCGAGCTGCGCACCCTGCTCACGATCCAGACCGAACGCCTCGACCGGCTCGCCCCCCTCGCCGCGCGGCTCGAAGACCTGCAGCGTGATTTCAACGTCGCCGAGGCGGTCTTCGCTTCGGCAATCGCGCGGACCCAGTCGAGCAAGTCCGATATCTATGCTTCCTACCCCCTCGTGCAGGTGCTCGAAGACCCCACGCTGCCCGAGGACCCGTCGTCTCCGCGCAAGAAGCTGGCGATTGCAGCCGGAGGCGCGGCGAGCTTTCTGCTGTTCATTTCCCTGTCGCTGGGCTGGCTGCGGCGCGCCCTGATCGAGAAACTGCTCGCCGAGAAGGCGCGGCTCTCTTGA
- a CDS encoding polysaccharide biosynthesis/export family protein, giving the protein MPITRTKLLGTCLGLTLLVACGSAPSPKNIGQVRSGGGYQAQYRDPPAATDAEPLLLSPRRNASTCTRGGALSDDAGSAKGDRLAAVALRGERLSRNDLVDVRVGDDETFNGDYVVSGDGTLKLPFLPPVPAQGRSPSDIEADLAVLLVREGLYDEAPRLSVRLADFATISVAVSGAVFEPHAVEIGQRAGDIDTARQRALGASTEARNLSAALRAVGGVRPDADLSAIELHRGGRSYTLDMRGVFKGRHAMDVMLLTGDEVVVPSRQCFQDDLMRPSPLSPPGVSLFLSNLTQPATGNAPSAIGREVREIPYGTRFMQAVVDTNCVGGARATSAHRSAILFTRNPMTGVSIVIERNIEDMLRRADRDDYDPYLLPGDAIACYDSNVTNLSEAARVVGGVAAASALLR; this is encoded by the coding sequence ATGCCGATCACGCGCACCAAACTTCTCGGGACTTGCCTCGGCCTGACGTTGCTCGTGGCGTGTGGCTCCGCCCCGTCCCCGAAGAACATCGGCCAGGTGCGCTCTGGCGGAGGATATCAGGCCCAGTACCGCGATCCACCGGCTGCGACCGATGCCGAGCCGCTGCTGCTTTCGCCGCGTCGGAACGCAAGTACCTGTACGCGGGGCGGCGCCCTCTCGGACGACGCCGGGAGTGCCAAGGGAGACAGGCTTGCCGCGGTTGCGCTGAGAGGAGAGCGACTGTCGCGCAATGACCTTGTCGACGTGCGTGTCGGTGACGACGAAACCTTCAACGGCGACTACGTCGTGTCCGGGGACGGCACCCTGAAGCTGCCGTTCCTTCCGCCGGTTCCGGCACAGGGGCGCAGCCCATCCGATATCGAAGCCGACCTTGCCGTGCTGCTGGTGCGCGAAGGCCTCTATGACGAGGCACCGAGGCTCTCGGTGCGGCTTGCCGATTTCGCGACCATCAGCGTCGCGGTGTCCGGTGCCGTGTTCGAGCCCCACGCGGTCGAGATCGGGCAGCGCGCGGGCGACATCGACACCGCCCGGCAGCGCGCGCTGGGAGCCTCCACCGAGGCCCGCAACCTTTCCGCCGCGCTGCGCGCCGTGGGCGGCGTGCGACCGGATGCCGACCTTTCGGCGATCGAGCTGCATCGCGGAGGCAGATCCTACACGCTCGACATGCGGGGCGTCTTCAAGGGACGGCACGCAATGGACGTGATGCTGCTCACCGGGGACGAAGTCGTCGTCCCGTCGCGGCAGTGCTTCCAGGACGACCTGATGCGCCCGAGCCCGCTCAGCCCGCCGGGTGTGTCGCTGTTCCTGTCGAACCTCACGCAACCCGCGACGGGCAACGCCCCGTCCGCCATCGGGCGTGAGGTCCGCGAGATCCCCTATGGCACCCGCTTCATGCAGGCGGTGGTGGATACCAATTGCGTCGGCGGCGCCCGCGCGACGAGCGCGCATCGCTCGGCAATCCTTTTCACGCGCAACCCGATGACCGGAGTCTCCATCGTGATCGAGCGCAACATCGAGGACATGCTGCGCCGCGCCGACCGCGACGATTACGACCCCTACCTTCTGCCGGGCGATGCAATCGCCTGTTACGACAGCAATGTCACCAACCTGTCGGAAGCAGCACGGGTCGTCGGGGGTGTCGCCGCGGCGAGCGCGCTTCTGCGCTGA
- a CDS encoding LuxR C-terminal-related transcriptional regulator: protein MRILIADDHDLLRDTLIAFLGAEDGIEVGSAASFEDARERILEDEAYDLVLLDYNMPGMRGLESLTEAIGIEGGQRVALISGQATREIAEQALGAGAAGFVPKTLPAKSLVNAVRFMAMGEQYAPIDFMTAQENAAAHPLAQRLSERERAVLKRLSEGKSNKMIARDLELTEPTIKFHMKTIYRKLEVNNRTQAAVVARDAGLF, encoded by the coding sequence ATGAGAATCCTGATTGCAGACGACCACGACCTTCTGCGCGATACGCTGATCGCGTTTCTCGGAGCGGAGGACGGGATCGAGGTGGGGAGCGCCGCGAGCTTCGAGGACGCCCGGGAGCGGATTCTCGAGGACGAGGCCTACGATCTCGTTCTGCTCGACTACAACATGCCGGGCATGAGAGGTCTCGAAAGCCTCACGGAAGCGATCGGGATCGAAGGTGGGCAGCGCGTGGCGCTGATATCGGGGCAAGCGACGCGCGAGATCGCCGAGCAGGCGCTCGGCGCCGGCGCCGCGGGGTTCGTCCCCAAGACCCTGCCGGCGAAGTCGCTGGTGAACGCGGTGCGCTTCATGGCCATGGGCGAGCAATACGCCCCCATCGATTTCATGACCGCCCAGGAAAACGCCGCGGCGCACCCGCTGGCCCAGCGTCTCAGCGAACGCGAGCGCGCTGTGCTGAAACGGCTGAGCGAAGGGAAGTCCAACAAGATGATCGCGCGCGATCTCGAGCTGACCGAGCCGACGATAAAGTTCCACATGAAGACGATCTATCGCAAGCTCGAGGTCAACAACCGGACCCAGGCCGCCGTCGTGGCGCGTGACGCCGGTCTCTTCTGA
- a CDS encoding oligosaccharide flippase family protein — MTRSSSMLGHLLAYGASEVAAKLSRLGVVIAVARTLDATEIGVAAAALAAGDLLKSLTENGIGQRIIAAPEAELDATCNRAHGLFWLWCTGLFAAQTLLAGIVYALTGNLMLAGLILVLAGEYLFMPGGLVQTGLALRAGKLRQTAAIAGGQAVMANLMSLGLAMVWPSALVLVLPRLLTAPFWLLSMRRLHPWRGDAAAGRAPVFPFVRFGWPILGTEIIKAARLHADKLIVGALLGPEILGLYFMAFNAGLSLATSFSTAFASVLFPHLCASSERGAALRQGLAVSVGLVAPAVILQSLLAPWYAPLLLGARWEGLAEPISILCLAAIPTMIWTAAAGWMRAENRPGLELRGTAMLTAAMMANTVIAAPHGLTAIAWGYLATACVMMLALSRPALGAAFLPNRARA, encoded by the coding sequence ATGACACGCTCTTCCTCCATGCTTGGCCACCTGCTGGCGTATGGCGCCTCCGAGGTCGCGGCGAAGCTGTCGCGGCTCGGCGTGGTGATCGCGGTCGCCCGCACCCTCGACGCGACCGAGATCGGCGTCGCCGCCGCCGCGCTCGCTGCCGGCGACCTGCTGAAGTCGCTGACCGAGAACGGCATCGGGCAACGCATCATCGCCGCGCCCGAAGCGGAGCTCGATGCGACCTGCAACCGGGCGCACGGCTTGTTCTGGCTCTGGTGCACCGGGCTCTTTGCGGCGCAGACGCTGCTCGCCGGGATCGTCTACGCGCTGACCGGCAACCTCATGCTCGCAGGGCTGATCCTCGTGCTGGCCGGCGAATATCTCTTCATGCCGGGCGGGCTCGTGCAGACCGGGCTCGCGCTGCGGGCGGGCAAGCTGCGCCAGACCGCCGCCATCGCGGGAGGCCAGGCCGTCATGGCGAACCTCATGTCGCTGGGGCTCGCGATGGTCTGGCCCTCGGCGCTGGTGCTCGTTCTGCCGCGCCTTCTGACCGCGCCGTTCTGGCTGCTGTCCATGCGTCGCCTGCACCCGTGGCGCGGCGATGCCGCCGCGGGACGGGCCCCCGTCTTCCCCTTTGTCCGCTTCGGCTGGCCGATCCTCGGCACCGAGATCATCAAGGCCGCACGGCTGCATGCCGACAAGCTGATCGTCGGAGCGCTGCTCGGTCCCGAGATCCTCGGCCTCTACTTCATGGCGTTCAACGCCGGGCTCAGCCTCGCCACCTCGTTCTCTACCGCATTTGCCTCGGTGCTCTTCCCGCATCTCTGTGCCAGCTCCGAGCGCGGCGCCGCGCTGCGTCAGGGGCTCGCGGTGTCGGTCGGTCTCGTCGCCCCGGCGGTCATCCTGCAGTCGCTGCTGGCCCCGTGGTACGCGCCGCTGCTTCTCGGCGCGCGCTGGGAGGGGCTCGCCGAGCCGATCTCGATCCTCTGCCTCGCGGCCATTCCGACGATGATCTGGACCGCCGCCGCAGGCTGGATGCGCGCCGAGAACCGCCCGGGGCTCGAACTGCGCGGCACCGCGATGCTCACCGCCGCGATGATGGCCAACACGGTCATCGCCGCGCCCCACGGCCTGACCGCGATCGCCTGGGGCTACCTCGCCACCGCCTGCGTCATGATGCTGGCGCTGTCCCGCCCGGCGCTGGGCGCCGCCTTCCTTCCCAACCGCGCAAGGGCCTGA
- a CDS encoding capsular biosynthesis protein, with translation MVWKTIVWTWPLYGLGALYVVGPVIAWLLAGLVALSLYLGPAIRSDLRATGPIPPVVQLWMVAMLVMLVALWAGHMNWNLGLKQTIKSSIGWAKGWALLALFPLAGAVLPIRREVLIRAMCRLGFWTLCISPVLLIAPYIGLPERIWTSPLKAVGGPGPEYFSVYFFTYDPASWTPRWQFYAPWSPFAALLGVTMVLFALEEKENRWRAAGLAAGTLMILASKSRMGLVGLVACTIGPRMMPLVLRSWAWAMLAAVAASLAVIGPWLIQTIGAGVDSFKGARADSTRVRATLQRIAHERWQEEAVWFGHGTVQPGPHIVEFMPIGSHHTWFGLLFVKGLVGFFALALPLAAQTALALKDAALSDRGRLPLGLCMVLVLLSFGENVEIEAYLLWPALMALGIHARECASDRVEMQ, from the coding sequence ATGGTCTGGAAGACCATCGTCTGGACATGGCCGCTCTACGGGCTCGGCGCGCTCTACGTCGTTGGACCGGTCATCGCGTGGCTCCTGGCCGGGCTGGTGGCGCTGTCGCTCTACCTGGGGCCGGCCATCCGGTCGGACCTGCGCGCGACCGGGCCGATCCCGCCGGTCGTGCAGCTATGGATGGTTGCCATGCTGGTGATGCTGGTCGCGCTCTGGGCCGGGCACATGAACTGGAACCTCGGTCTCAAGCAGACGATCAAGTCGTCGATCGGCTGGGCCAAGGGCTGGGCGCTGCTGGCGCTGTTCCCGCTCGCGGGCGCGGTGCTTCCGATCCGCCGCGAGGTGCTGATCCGTGCCATGTGCCGGCTTGGTTTCTGGACCTTATGCATTTCGCCGGTCCTGCTGATCGCGCCCTACATCGGCCTGCCCGAGCGGATCTGGACATCACCGCTGAAGGCGGTGGGAGGCCCGGGGCCGGAGTATTTCTCGGTCTATTTCTTCACCTACGACCCGGCCTCGTGGACACCGCGCTGGCAGTTCTACGCGCCATGGTCGCCCTTCGCGGCACTTCTCGGGGTGACCATGGTCCTCTTCGCGTTGGAAGAGAAGGAGAATCGCTGGCGCGCGGCCGGGCTTGCCGCGGGCACGCTCATGATCCTCGCCTCGAAGTCCCGGATGGGGCTCGTGGGGCTCGTCGCCTGCACCATCGGTCCCCGCATGATGCCGCTCGTCCTGCGCAGCTGGGCGTGGGCCATGCTCGCCGCCGTCGCAGCCTCGCTCGCGGTGATCGGACCCTGGCTGATCCAGACCATCGGTGCCGGGGTGGACTCGTTCAAGGGCGCCCGCGCCGACAGCACGCGGGTCCGTGCCACCTTGCAGCGCATCGCACACGAGCGCTGGCAGGAAGAGGCCGTCTGGTTCGGCCATGGCACCGTTCAGCCCGGTCCGCATATCGTCGAATTCATGCCGATAGGAAGTCACCACACCTGGTTCGGCCTGCTCTTCGTGAAGGGGCTGGTCGGCTTCTTTGCCCTGGCCTTGCCGTTGGCAGCACAGACGGCACTGGCGCTCAAGGATGCGGCCCTTTCCGACCGTGGACGTTTGCCGCTTGGCCTGTGCATGGTTCTGGTTCTGCTGTCGTTCGGCGAAAACGTCGAAATAGAAGCCTATCTTCTCTGGCCCGCCCTGATGGCCTTGGGCATCCACGCTCGGGAATGTGCTTCGGACAGAGTTGAGATGCAGTAG
- a CDS encoding ferritin-like domain-containing protein, translating into MAMNSLKDIYLDQLQDIWSANTQSLPVVTELGRAAQDKDLSEALIDGGNGIYDGLAEIEKLCNEHGIKPNAEHCKGMEGLVKEARVHGLSNDITDPDVRDAAIIPQYQRMVHYALAGYGTLAAFANRLGLDTDAAVLQKCLDETYDGDRRMTEIAMRGGVNKEAAS; encoded by the coding sequence ATGGCCATGAATTCGCTCAAGGATATCTACCTCGACCAACTTCAGGACATCTGGAGCGCCAACACCCAGTCCTTGCCCGTCGTGACGGAACTGGGGCGCGCAGCTCAAGACAAGGATCTGTCCGAAGCTCTGATTGACGGTGGCAATGGTATTTATGATGGTCTCGCCGAGATCGAGAAACTGTGCAACGAACACGGCATCAAGCCGAACGCAGAACACTGCAAGGGTATGGAGGGCCTCGTCAAAGAGGCGCGCGTCCACGGGTTGTCGAATGATATCACCGACCCTGACGTGCGTGATGCCGCAATCATCCCGCAATACCAGCGCATGGTTCACTATGCACTGGCCGGCTACGGCACGCTAGCCGCCTTCGCCAACCGTCTCGGCTTGGACACCGACGCCGCGGTCCTTCAGAAATGCCTGGACGAGACCTATGACGGTGACCGCCGCATGACCGAAATCGCGATGCGGGGCGGGGTCAACAAGGAGGCAGCTTCTTGA
- a CDS encoding WecB/TagA/CpsF family glycosyltransferase: protein MQHHSSRAFQAAAPVSALASAVPTRPVLGLPVVDATTEQTVAALLEGSARSVFFLNAHCANLRARDRSYAAALARADMVLPDGIGVELAARMTGTNLTENLNGTDFTPALLRRAARQGLSVFLFGAKPGTAEAAARKLATTIPGLRIAGTLDGYDGAADSDRAVAAINASSADILLVAMGVPMQEMWIDRHLDVLSPRLVLGVGALFDFLAGNVRRAPGIVRKCRMEWGWRLLQEPRRLAKRYLLGNGVFLARASHHALRQAGPEAVSKRLFDIALSGGLLLVLAPLLLALAALIRLDSRGPVLFRQVRVGRDGQRFTILKFRTMFPDAEARLAAIRAASDRDGICFKSRHDPRVTRIGRLLRRYSLDELPQIANVFFGQMSLVGPRPALPSEVAAYPAPALERLRVRPGLTGLWQVAGRADIGFAKMIDMDVAYVRSRSLLLDVLLLAMTARAVISGRGAY, encoded by the coding sequence ATGCAACATCATTCCTCTCGCGCCTTTCAGGCTGCCGCCCCCGTTTCCGCTCTCGCAAGCGCCGTGCCGACGCGCCCGGTGCTCGGGCTGCCCGTGGTCGATGCCACGACGGAGCAGACTGTCGCCGCCTTGCTGGAGGGCTCGGCGCGCAGCGTCTTTTTCCTGAATGCACATTGCGCCAACCTGCGCGCGCGTGACCGGTCGTATGCCGCAGCCCTGGCCCGTGCCGACATGGTGCTGCCCGACGGGATCGGGGTCGAGCTTGCCGCCCGCATGACCGGGACGAACCTGACCGAGAACCTCAACGGCACGGACTTCACGCCGGCACTGCTCAGGCGCGCTGCACGGCAGGGCCTCTCGGTCTTCCTTTTCGGCGCGAAGCCCGGCACCGCCGAAGCTGCCGCGCGCAAGCTTGCCACGACGATCCCCGGACTGCGGATCGCGGGCACGCTCGACGGCTACGACGGCGCGGCCGACTCCGACCGTGCCGTGGCCGCCATCAACGCCTCGAGCGCCGACATCCTTCTGGTCGCGATGGGGGTGCCGATGCAGGAGATGTGGATCGATCGCCACCTCGACGTCCTGTCGCCACGGCTGGTGCTCGGTGTCGGCGCGCTGTTCGACTTCCTGGCCGGGAACGTGCGCCGGGCGCCCGGCATCGTTCGCAAGTGCCGCATGGAGTGGGGCTGGCGGCTTCTGCAGGAACCGCGACGCCTTGCGAAGCGATACCTGCTCGGCAACGGGGTCTTCCTCGCGCGGGCCAGCCATCATGCCCTGCGCCAGGCCGGTCCCGAGGCGGTGTCCAAACGCCTGTTCGACATCGCTCTGAGCGGCGGCCTGCTTCTCGTGCTCGCGCCGCTGCTGCTGGCGCTCGCGGCGCTGATCCGGCTCGACAGCCGCGGACCGGTGCTGTTCCGCCAGGTGCGGGTCGGTCGGGACGGTCAGCGGTTCACCATCCTCAAGTTCCGGACGATGTTCCCCGATGCCGAGGCGCGGCTCGCGGCGATCCGGGCGGCATCCGACCGTGACGGCATCTGTTTCAAGTCGCGACACGATCCGCGCGTGACCCGCATCGGTCGTCTCCTGCGCCGGTATTCCCTCGACGAGCTGCCGCAAATCGCGAATGTCTTTTTCGGGCAGATGTCGCTCGTGGGGCCGCGGCCGGCTCTGCCCTCGGAAGTCGCGGCCTATCCGGCCCCGGCGCTCGAACGGCTGCGCGTGCGTCCGGGCCTTACCGGGCTGTGGCAGGTCGCGGGTCGGGCAGACATCGGCTTCGCGAAGATGATCGACATGGACGTTGCCTACGTCCGGTCGCGCAGCCTGCTGCTCGATGTGCTGCTGCTGGCCATGACGGCCCGGGCGGTGATCTCGGGGCGGGGCGCCTACTAG